The following coding sequences are from one Ctenopharyngodon idella isolate HZGC_01 chromosome 17, HZGC01, whole genome shotgun sequence window:
- the zmpste24 gene encoding CAAX prenyl protease 1 homolog — MLQEIIALPFEDKIFYAVLVFSWTVYVWEAYLAYRQRKIYRTTMHVPTELGKIMDSETFEKSRLYQLDKSNFGFWSGLYSEAEGTLVLLLGGIPFLWKVSGNLTARFGFGPEYEISHSLVFLMLATLFSALTGLPWSLYNTFVIEEKHGFNQQTLGFFLKDALKKFAVTQCILLPVTSLLLYIIKIGGDYFFIYAWLFTLIVSLILVTIYADYIAPLFDKFTPLPDGELKSEIESMAKSIYFPLTKIYVVEGSKRSSHSNAYFYGFFKNKRIVLFDTLLEDYSPLNKSGEKEPGTGEESEAVVNESKSKPKNKKQGCSNPEVLAVLGHELGHWKLGHTVKNIVISQMNSFLCFFLFAVLIGQKELFMAFGFHDTQPTLIGLMIIFQFIFSPYNELLSFCLTVLSRRFEFQADAFARSMGRSSELYSALIKLNKDNLGFPVADWLFSMWHYSHPPLLERLRALTGPKQD, encoded by the exons ATGCTGCAGGAAATTATTGCATTACCATTTGAAGACAAAATCTTTTACGCTGTCCTGGTCTTCTCATGGACGGTGTATGTTTGGGAGGCCTACCTCGCCTATAGACAG AGGAAGATCTACAGGACTACAATGCATGTGCCCACTGAGCTGGGCAAGATAATGGATTCAGAGACCTTTGAAAAGTCTCGCCTCTATCAGCTGGACAAGAGCAACTTTGGCTTCTGGTCTGGACTCTACTCTGAGGCAGAGGGCACG ctGGTACTGCTCCTAGGAGGAATTCCGTTCCTTTGGAAAGTGTCAGGGAATCTCACAGCTCGTTTTGGTTTTGGTCCAGAGTATGAG ATCTCCCATTCTTTGGTGTTCCTGATGCTGGCGACGCTATTTAGTGCTCTGACTGGCCTTCCCTGGAGTCTCTATAACACTTTTGTTATTGAAGAGAAGCATGGATTCAACCAACAG ACGCTGGGTTTCTTCCTGAAAGACGCTCTGAAGAAGTTTGCTGTGACTCAGTGTATTTTGTTGCCAGTGACGTCATTGCTCCTCTATATCATCAAGATTGGCGGTGATTACTTCTTCATCTACGCCTGGCTCTTCACACTCATCGTCTCACTG ATTCTGGTGACTATCTACGCAGACTACATCGCCCCTCTGTTTGATAAGTTTACTCCGCTGCCAGATGGAGAGCTGAAGAGTGAGATTGAGAGCATGGCAAAGTCCATCTACTTCCCCCTCACCAAGATCTATGTAGTTGAag GTTCAAAGAGATCTTCCCACAGTAATGCCTACTTCTATGGTTTCTTCAAAAACAAGCGCATTGTGCTATTTGACACGCTTTTGGAGGACTACtcccctttaaataaatctgGAGAGAAAGAGCCAGGAACGGGAGAAGAGAGCGAGGCAGTGGTCAATGAGAGCAAGTCCAAACCAAAG AACAAGAAACAGGGCTGCAGTAACCCTGAGGTTCTGGCAGTTCTTGGACATGAACTGGGACATTGGAAACTAGGCCACACAGTCAAGAACATTGTCATCAGCCAG atgaaCTCCTTCCTGTGTTTCTTCCTTTTTgctgttctgattggtcaaaaaGAGCTATTCATGGCATTTGGTTTTCATGACACCCAACCGACTCTTATCGGGCTGATGATCATCTTTCAGTTTATCTTCTCGCCTTACAATGAG TTGCTGTCGTTCTGTCTGACGGTGTTGAGCCGAAGGTTCGAGTTTCAGGCAGATGCATTTGCGCGCAGTATGGGCCGATCGTCTGAGCTGTACTCCGCTCTCATCAAGCTTAATAAAGACAACCTGGGCTTTCCTGTAGCAGATTGGCTGTTCTCTATGTGGCATTACTCCCATCCTCCCCTGCTAGAGCGGCTCAGAGCCCTCACTGGACCCAAGCAAGACTGA
- the LOC127498175 gene encoding dynein light chain Tctex-type 1-like, with the protein MDEDQSAEETTFVVDEITTVIKEAVESTIGNSSYQHSKINQWMSNIVESSLNQLTKLGKPFKYIVTCVILQKNGAGLHTASSCFWDNTTDGSCTVRWENKTIYCVVSVFGLAI; encoded by the exons ATGGACGAAGATCAGTCTGCTGAGGAG ACTACATTTGTTGTGGACGAGATTACCACAGTTATCAAAGAA GCTGTTGAAAGCACCATTGGAAACAGCTCTTACCAACACAGCAAAATCAACCAGTGGATGTCAAACATCGTAGAGTCAAGTCTGAACCAGCTAACTAAATTAGGAAAACCTTTTAAGTACATAG TGACATGCGTCATACTGCAAAAAAACGGAGCAGGTTTGCACACTGCCAGCTCATGTTTCTGGGACAACACTACAGATG GGAGCTGCACCGTACGGTGGGAGAATAAAACCATATACTGCGTAGTTAGTGTTTTTGGACTTGCCATCTGA
- the rpl13a gene encoding LOW QUALITY PROTEIN: 60S ribosomal protein L13a (The sequence of the model RefSeq protein was modified relative to this genomic sequence to represent the inferred CDS: deleted 1 base in 1 codon), with amino-acid sequence MADRFNKVLIIDGRGHLLGRLAAIVAKQVLLGHKIVVVRCEGINISGNFYRNKLKYLAFLRKRMNTNPSRGPYHFRAPSRIFWRTVRGMLPHKTKRGQAALDRLKVFDGIPPPYDKRKRMVVPAALKIVRLKPTRKFALLGRLAHEVGWKYQAITATLEEKRKEKAKLRYSKKKIDIKLSKQAEKNVESKIAKYTEVLKQYGVLV; translated from the exons ATGGCGGACCGGTTCAATAAG GTTCTGATCATTGATGGCAGAGGCCATCTACTTGGTCGTCTCGCCGCTATTGTGGCTAAGCAAGTGCTGCTGG gCCACAAAATTGTGGTGGTGAGGTGTGAAGGTATCAACATCTCTGGAAACTTCTACCGCAACAAAC tgaaGTATTTGGCCTTCCTCCGCAAGAGGATGAACACCAACCCTTCCCGTGGACCATATCACTTCAGAGCCCCCAGCAGAATCTTCTGGAGGACAGTAAGAG GTATGCTTCCACATAAAACCAAGAGAGGTCAGGCCGCTCTGGACAGGCTGAAGGTCTTTGATGGCATCCCTCCTCCTTATGACAAG AGAAAGCGTATGGTCGTCCCAGCTGCTCTCAAGATTGTGCGTCTGAAGCCCACACGCAAG TTTGCCCTGCTTGGAAGATTGGCACATGAAGTTGGCTGGAAGTACCAGGCCATCACCGCCACCCTGGAGGAGAAGAGGAAGGAA AAGGCCAAGCTGCGCTATTCCAAGAAGAAAATCGACATCAAGCTCTCCAAGCAGGCAGAAAAGAACGTTGAAAGCAAGATCGCAAAATATACTGAGGTTCTTAAACAGTATGGTGTCCTTGTTTGA
- the commd9 gene encoding COMM domain-containing protein 9, with translation MAFLTEDQFTALQLLLKAPSKDVVRQICAESYPAGASKRQSVIEKTANSLSVSSSEAIQLLTAFHALSHHVVYQNLTSPEQILSIFPESFHSNLKNLITKILLENSVTWRNDAMSSQISLPKLEDMAWRVDMKTASDSLSRMAVPTCLLQMKLQDTPCISGGPSESTITMELSRETLDTIIDGLGRIRDQLTAVARK, from the exons ATGGCTTTTCTTACAGAGGATCAGTTCACTGCTTTGCAATTGCTGTTAAAG GCTCCGTCTAAAGATGTTGTGCGGCAGATTTGCGCAGAGAGTTACCCAGCCGGAGCCTCCAAGCGTCAGTCTGTAATCGAAAAAACAGCtaattctctctctgtgtccAGTAGTGAAGCGATCCAG TTGCTGACAGCTTTTCACGCACTCTCGCATCATGTTGTGTACCAGAATCTAACCTCTCCGGAACAGATCTTGTCAATTTTCCCAGAATCATTCCACTCAAACCTAAAGAATCTGATCACCAAAATTCTCTTGGAAAACAG TGTCACATGGAGAAATGATGCTATGTCCAGTCAAA TTTCATTGCCAAAGCTGGAGGATATGGCGTGGCGAGTGGACATGAAAACTGCTTCGGACTCCTTGAGTCGTATGGCTGTGCCAACCTGTCTTTTGCAAATGAAA CTCCAGGACACTCCGTGCATTAGTGGCGGCCCAAGTGAGTCCACAATTACAATGGAGCTGAGTAGAGAGACACTGGACACCATAATAGACGGTTTGGGTCGCATCAGGGACCAGCTGACTGCAGTGGCAAGGAAGTAG